The Monomorium pharaonis isolate MP-MQ-018 chromosome 5, ASM1337386v2, whole genome shotgun sequence genome segment attcgatattataaacatttatcatattttttagtattggcCCCAATATTAAAAGGGTACTAACAAGATATCAatacttatttacttatttacatGTACTATGCCgtaaaggaaaaatttatCGCGAAAATGCACACATTGTAACTGTAAGGATAGAATTTATCGCGAACACAGAGTACACTTACGTATCATCATCAGCTTTCATGAACCAATCTACTTTGTCTTTGTACTTCTCATAAGCGTATTTAAACGCTTCTTTGGTCTTAGCCCACAAATTATCTCTACCTTCTTTTACTGGCAGCACAACAGTGGGCAAGCTGGTGTCTAAAAATAAACGGCAAAAAAGTACGTCATACATCTTATCTGCGTATCAGAATTTTTATCTGTAATATTAGAAATACCTGCTGCAGAACTCATGAAAAGAAGTACATTGCAGCGTTTCCCCCATGTCGCTTTCACATGTCGAGCCTTGCTCTGATGATTCTTTGGACCAGTCATAATCCAGCAAAGAACACGCACTTTTTTCGCCATATCCTGAGCTATTCTATCCTCTCCTTTGTGGAAATCCTCATCATCGCCATGAAATTTAACCTCTGTTTCAGGGCCAATCTATCAATAAATTCAATGACAAAATATAGAAgtcattaaaagttatttcatGATTATCTAGTAATTGCgagaaaacatttattttttgcacatattttaatcaaaaagaaaaattattttcctatCAAGTCGCTTTAATCAAAAACAATGCTCTCTTAACGTGCACGCTGGCTTATAATTTCCTGTGTTTGAACGCAACACGCGCTTTACACACATTACTTAATATAGAATATCTTGATATGAATCAAATCAGTGTGAACCTATCaagaatattgttatttaaaatatacaaaatgtattattacgtGCCTCTGATTCTAGTTCCGAATAATGATGAGGATCTCTAGAAAGGCTAGAACCACCTGGAATCCAATTAAACATATGTGGTACATCTCTCGTGGATGTAATGAGCAGGCATGCTGATAAAAAGCCGAAAACCATTCCAGCAGCGAGTGTCAATATAAATCGTCGTCCACTCCTACCACCTGTGTAAAAAACTGATTGctatattttctaattgttatagtTTCACATTTCCAAACTATGGATTAATGTAAAtcacagaataaaaaaacatttatttacaggGACTTAAATAGACGCTTACTATCAAAACTGGGAAGTCGCTGCTGCACcatgatatataaattgtaactcaactcaatattataaatgcttGAATATAAATTGTGGTCTCCTTcacattcatttttatttttataaatgcatgatataatattttatattactgccttctaaaatgttataaaaacatatattacacttttataattaatataataaagaaagtagatactattaaatatttaaagatccTGAAGCAAATTgccgacatttttttattagaaaatatttttgaattggcTTTACAGAATTCCAAGTTCTTTAACAAAAAGTAtgcacaaaaaatgaaaagcaaagaacaattttgtattaataaaaaaaattaacacgttaaaaattagaaaaattttttaataaaaaagatgtcagttatttcaaaatttccttaaatataatgaatgtAGAAATTGTAGAATACTTAATGAGGTGCTACAATATCTATGCTGTATACCGATATCTTATCAATACTGGTTTATGATTATCAATTATAGTAACAAgcagataaaaaatacattttctaaaatacatgtatacatatatatatatatatatatatatatatatatatatatatatatatcgtttttacatttttatatacaagtgattaaataactttaacatttttagaaaatatttatggtgtatatttaaaaaaattgtacattccattataaaattatgttataattaattacagctaagatatttcaaagaaaagaaatgcatAGGGCATAAATGTCCCAAGGTGTGCATTAAGTGTTAACGTTTATATCAACTtcatgtacatttttaacaatctGTGCCTatgattcaataattttattctgtgaatcttttttttttgtaaaactaaaaacactataattataacatttatatgcattttttaaaaataaactatacaaatattttctaaagatGTTAAAGCACATATGTAAGAGAACTTTAAagaaaacttgaaaattaaaaaacttttatatttgtaaaagtaataaaaattaacttaaaagtATTACAACCTAATGTAGAAGAtaccaaaaaaaaacaatgttttacaaaacagtgctttataaaataaactaatgtTAACATCCAATAACTTTATGCACATACCTGGTCAACAGAATGTTTCAATAAACTCTTCAAACCCATTTCTAAACTCATATATTAAACTTGTTACTCACAATATGGTAGCTAATCTTTGCTGAGCACATGTTTCCTTTCctcttcttttactttttagtcAAATAAAATTGGTAAAGAAGCAAATTGTATATATGAGCACATCCGATATAAAATGCAATCTCTGATTCAAAGGAATGGATCTGAaaccaaaaaaatttgttaagataaaattaagagCCACAGAGTCTGATCGTGGAATAAGACTGTCTGAAGACAATGCTATGCTACACACGTTAACTTCTTTGAGTATTGTACACACTTATGTATATGAATGTATGAATTAACGGCTCATCATAAACGGTCTTTAGCGAAGTAATCGTCGCCGTGACGTTTACAACACAAGTAACAACTCAGCACTGTCGCTCTGCTGATAGTGCTGCTGTTACCTGCTGTTCGACATGCTTTGCTTATGATATCATAGAGTGTTATCTCTAAACTGGTAAAGTGTTAGTTTATAACGCAGGCATCGGTGGCCTATTACGAATGCGATAAGTGAAAACACAgaaaatatactaaatatgCAACGCGCGGCATGCCGTTATGCAATGCCGCAATTACATGCACATGTATAAGATGCGACACGCGCTAGGAAGCGGGGGGCGCGTTCGCAGGAGTTGCATTCCCTCAGAAGAGTACTGTCGACGAGGAGCGAAGGAGAGAAGAGGTTTTGAGTTTTGCAACGGTAACACGAGAACGGAACACGGAATTTCTGCGATGGTCACCTGATTTCATTCTCACCCGTCTCCCACTTGTTAAGACCGAGCTGGTTCGCCACCGATGCATCTGTCCATTAGCCCGcgtttactaatttatttgcgCAGTTGCGCAAATATTCGCACGATCGTGACAACAATTGCGAGCCGATGTCATCGTCGCCGGGCGCTTAAGGGAAAACTTTCATTCACAAACCGTGCGTATCGCCCACTCGCAGCTGACGGTGATGCTCGCGCTTCGTCGCCGTCGTAGTCGCGCAATTCATTCCGGggaaaacctttttttttcctctctttaaTTCGATAAACACAGATCCGGCATGCAGATCCGGATCCTCCTCCTCGATCTTCCGAGAAGCGCCGCGCGTTATCGCAAAAACGTGTTTTTGTATCGCGCGTCGGGAAGGCAGCCGGACACCATCGACTTCTCCGTGATCAATCGCGAGATTAGGAGAGCCGACGTGTTCGCGGCTCACATTCCTCCTTCCCCCGCGGGAGACTCGCAGGCGATACACAGCAGCGGGCGAACGCCTCGGACTGACGGCGTCATCCCCCCGCGAGAGCGTTGTCGCTTATCGCGTGAACGGGCACAAAGGAATCCGCGAGCATTCAGCGCGCGACGATAACAATCGGCGATATGCGCGCGTCTCGCACCATCTCGTTCCCCCCTCGCGCGTCTTGTGACGAGCGTGGATCAACGtgcatgcgcgcgcgtgctcTTGTACGCGCCGTGTATGCAACGTACATACGCACCGATTGGAAAACACCCGTGCACCGAGGCCGTCTCCATTTCGACTCAGCGACAGCCACCGCCGACCTCGTCGCGTATCGCGCGAGGAAGTAACGCGGGGGATACGACCACCGGCACGATACGACGCCATCCGGTGCGCGCGTGGCaagtgtgtgcgtgtgtgcgcgccGTCGCACAGTATCGCACACGGCGCGGCATGCCGCGCAATCTCCTCATTATCGCGCGGAGATTACATGGTTGTGTTCTGAAATTATGCctacgtgtttttttttccgcgagAGGAGGCTGTCGTTTACTCATCGTTTCTCGCGCGCATACTTATTATAATTGCAGCGGTTTCTACTCTGTCATTTTGCAACCGACAACGATTGGCAATTACAATCGATGACAGTAATAGATTGCCGTCTGCGTTATGAGATTCCGAAAGCGGAGATACGAAAACGTATCTTTAAAATCTGACTAATgctaaagtagaaaaaaaaaacaacgatAACAGactgaaattgaaataaatttatagaataaagcGTTCCAcgtgaatttaaataaactttaagcatgtattttagtttatgagattaaaaaaatattaaaaatcacaaTAAACTCCATGTTAGTGTtggaaagaattttacaaaaaagtaatgtgAAGCTAGAAATCTGCCTTACCGACGGCAAGGAAAAAGTAGGTTTCTGTaaactgcattaaaaaaaaaatacttttttaataatttaatttagattaagattaaaatattcaatatctaATTCAATTCCCTTcccgaaaaaaaaagttaacaaatgaaaatttgtaatatcttaaattattattaatttatactattCTGATAAAAGCGTATGTGCTAGCACGTTGTGCTCCAACATATCATTCAGACATTATGCTGTTATTATGCtactttatatactttattaataaagtggCATAGTGTTTGCATGACAAGTATAATATGTCGTTATTGTGTTCTTCAGGTACGGTTGCATCTAGACACACTATCGTAACAGCATGTATTGCacgtatcatatatatatatatatatgttaacaTTTGGTTATCTGAATGTCCATGTGATGTTCAGATGCAGCTGCACCTGATGAGTACAAGGACGACACATATTgtgcttaattttaaataatccaGGCAGTATGCTGACACCCCTACATAAAAACATGGTATGCTAGCACGACAGCGCACGTGCTCAGTATGTCATCCCAGACACTTATGTTACTGCGACTACTATACCATTTTATATTGATAGTAATTAAAGCATATAAAGTAACATATGGCCTATTCTTTTTCACTGCCTGCTATACACTGCATGGTACAATAAgttgaatgagaaaaaatatattaaatttgtcttTAATCACCGACGAGAGATTGTTAATAAAGACCACCGATCTTATATATGAGTTCATGTAtctattaaactttaaatgattgagagtaaaatattaataatatataataataactaattttattaactttcgaTATTTCGTAGATATGTACACGTTGGAACTACTtgagctttatttaaaattataattttaatattattggaGTTTGTTTATATTCACAGAAATGATAActgtacagaaaaaaattgtaagtttatatattagtaatatttgtaatattatagctATAATAGGCTAGCCTTATTAAGTATGCCTACGCGTAACatgcaataatatttgattttcatcaaaatcatCTGTCTTAGAAATGCAGTTTTGTGATAAGTCATTTTTTAACTCActtttagttttttgtttatttaatcacGACTTTCGACAGTTTCGATAATTCGACCCTGTGTCGCGCgacatttcaaatttcaaagttTCGAACTAATCAGAAAATCAGAGTCAACATCAGTCAACATGGCTGCGTTGTATGCGGAGGACTGACAGCGACGGAGAAGTCGTGTATCACACATAACAACGTAACTGTTTTGTCATTTTGCGATGACTGCGAATTATTACTTTGCCATAGTCGGCCA includes the following:
- the LOC105836339 gene encoding glycoprotein-N-acetylgalactosamine 3-beta-galactosyltransferase 1 isoform X1, which codes for MVQQRLPSFDIFYTGGRSGRRFILTLAAGMVFGFLSACLLITSTRDVPHMFNWIPGGSSLSRDPHHYSELESEIGPETEVKFHGDDEDFHKGEDRIAQDMAKKVRVLCWIMTGPKNHQSKARHVKATWGKRCNVLLFMSSAADTSLPTVVLPVKEGRDNLWAKTKEAFKYAYEKYKDKVDWFMKADDDTYVVVENLRYMLSSYNPNSSLYFGCRFKPFVKQGYMSGGAGYVLSKEGLRKFVEEGLPDKAKCRPDNGGAEDVEMGKCLEKIGVRAMDTRDPHGRGRFFPFVPEHHLIPNHVDKNFWYWKYIYYDTKDGLNCCSDSAVSFHYVSPNMMYVLEYLIYHLRPYGINHSLERASPDRPSTLTEY
- the LOC105836339 gene encoding glycoprotein-N-acetylgalactosamine 3-beta-galactosyltransferase 1 isoform X2 → MVQQRLPSFDSGRSGRRFILTLAAGMVFGFLSACLLITSTRDVPHMFNWIPGGSSLSRDPHHYSELESEIGPETEVKFHGDDEDFHKGEDRIAQDMAKKVRVLCWIMTGPKNHQSKARHVKATWGKRCNVLLFMSSAADTSLPTVVLPVKEGRDNLWAKTKEAFKYAYEKYKDKVDWFMKADDDTYVVVENLRYMLSSYNPNSSLYFGCRFKPFVKQGYMSGGAGYVLSKEGLRKFVEEGLPDKAKCRPDNGGAEDVEMGKCLEKIGVRAMDTRDPHGRGRFFPFVPEHHLIPNHVDKNFWYWKYIYYDTKDGLNCCSDSAVSFHYVSPNMMYVLEYLIYHLRPYGINHSLERASPDRPSTLTEY